One genomic segment of Bacteroides caccae includes these proteins:
- a CDS encoding M60 family metallopeptidase yields MKQLRKWTVAAFCSLAGVLYAQTPSYSTYQVNKDLTNFTDWTASSLSKNFKDKHLKGMESQLMKQLAEKMLRGDYNSAYLLQSYKPIPSNKVLEQQLKLTNGYSRYENITGVYLEAGENVVLVGDLHGRTVGLLIPDWMRQPTLGYQPTKDPEGWGLKKQEILLHEGVNVINVKKAGNVYVDYFADDPDTAPAVTIHFVTGKVNGYFDATVQSNEDWNRLLDNAVSPVMDVKGKYIQLAYPVEQLKKLTYGKGKELAENYDKVMQVQYDFSGATKYNRIPKKRILARVNFNYFMFRDGDGVAFEGTDGTMKAAIGPEVTTNWGIHHEIGHVMQMRPWLTWGGMTEVSNNLFSMYGTMSLGDSSRLSKRHIYEVAFSKVLNAPEKQFIMCVKDPFHKLIPFWQIQIYADKIGYKDFYADLMEHLRNQPHKGAGNASIHNMYEYIKLCCDFLKTDLTDFFDAWGFFQTGKFHVGDYGNYDFEVTPKMIEETKHYIASKNYPKPSMDVTKLTD; encoded by the coding sequence AACTTTAAAGACAAACATTTGAAAGGCATGGAATCCCAGCTAATGAAGCAATTGGCCGAGAAAATGCTGAGAGGTGATTATAACTCGGCCTACTTGTTACAGAGTTATAAGCCTATACCCTCAAATAAGGTACTGGAGCAACAACTCAAACTCACCAACGGATACAGTCGTTACGAAAACATTACCGGGGTCTATTTGGAAGCTGGAGAAAATGTAGTATTGGTGGGTGACCTTCACGGACGCACCGTAGGACTGCTCATTCCAGACTGGATGCGTCAACCGACTCTAGGCTATCAACCGACAAAAGACCCCGAAGGCTGGGGACTGAAAAAACAAGAGATACTGTTACACGAAGGTGTGAACGTAATCAATGTGAAGAAAGCCGGTAATGTGTATGTAGACTATTTCGCGGATGACCCCGACACTGCACCGGCAGTTACCATTCACTTTGTAACTGGGAAGGTAAATGGGTACTTTGACGCTACTGTACAGAGTAACGAAGACTGGAACCGTCTATTAGATAATGCGGTCAGCCCTGTTATGGATGTGAAGGGGAAATATATTCAACTAGCATACCCTGTGGAGCAATTAAAAAAGTTGACTTATGGCAAAGGCAAGGAACTGGCTGAGAATTATGACAAGGTAATGCAGGTACAATACGATTTCTCGGGTGCCACGAAATATAATCGTATACCAAAGAAGCGTATTCTGGCGCGTGTCAACTTTAACTATTTTATGTTTCGCGATGGTGACGGTGTAGCTTTTGAGGGTACAGATGGCACTATGAAGGCAGCGATAGGTCCGGAAGTGACAACTAACTGGGGTATTCATCATGAGATAGGACACGTGATGCAGATGCGTCCTTGGCTTACTTGGGGAGGAATGACAGAAGTGAGTAATAATCTTTTCTCCATGTATGGTACTATGAGTTTGGGTGATTCCAGCCGTTTGAGTAAGCGTCATATTTATGAGGTTGCTTTTAGTAAAGTACTTAATGCGCCAGAAAAGCAGTTTATCATGTGTGTGAAGGATCCTTTCCATAAGTTGATACCCTTCTGGCAAATTCAAATCTATGCCGATAAGATTGGTTATAAGGATTTCTATGCCGACCTGATGGAGCATTTACGTAACCAACCTCATAAAGGGGCAGGTAATGCATCTATTCATAATATGTATGAATATATTAAGCTTTGCTGTGATTTCCTGAAAACAGATCTTACGGACTTTTTCGATGCGTGGGGGTTCTTTCAGACCGGAAAATTTCACGTAGGCGATTATGGTAACTATGATTTTGAGGTCACTCCCAAGATGATTGAGGAAACAAAGCACTACATTGCTTCTAAAAACTATCCGAAACCGAGTATGGATGTGACAAAATTGACAGATTAG
- a CDS encoding heparinase II/III domain-containing protein produces the protein MRNLFFNSIANMGRCTVVVFMLLFVCNMYGQQRFLSNHPRLLFTGAEEAAVKQLIQNNRLAGELAEFLKAKADTLVITPQKPYLKDKYGNILWTSRSYVNRLGTLALAYRLYGERKYLDAANEALLWVCNYPDWDPPHYLDTAEMATAVAIAYDWLYDALPTSTKDLVKKCLYERAIVRVLREYEKGSLGSWAKRETNWNVVCNTGMVLAALGIAEDYPKEAAVILDNAAKYMPNCLKHFAPDGVCYEGPAYWGYTTSYLTLYLKAVADNDNGKGGIAQLPGLERTALYQKRTLTPSGRLFNFGNAGADAQNSPAFFLFSRMYNQPEVAEWYREKLKLTMQDNLLLHQLFFLSLPWFDNASPKKVEKIPALEIYHNTINDIIVFNGNRNKKGSLFLIAKGGEPRQAHQHLDGGTFIVESNGVCWTEDLGADDYALPGFWDGRPDGQRWKYFRNNNFSHNTLSIDHKIQYANGEAFVCEEHTDAKQPSVKLDMTTLYKDQASSVFRTFKLLNDYTIEIMDEVDLLSPQSIVSWIASTKAQVEVKENRVRLTHEGKHFYMEIIAPAGATFKTYPAKNTYKGEYPIEGYNMLEAECGLEGGKGKVVVRMSSKRNMR, from the coding sequence ATGAGAAATCTATTTTTTAATTCGATTGCAAATATGGGCAGATGCACTGTTGTTGTATTCATGTTGCTTTTTGTTTGCAATATGTATGGTCAGCAACGCTTTCTTTCCAATCACCCTCGCTTGCTGTTCACTGGTGCAGAAGAAGCTGCTGTGAAGCAGTTGATACAAAACAATCGGCTTGCCGGTGAGTTGGCGGAGTTCTTGAAAGCGAAAGCGGATACATTGGTGATTACTCCGCAGAAACCTTATTTAAAGGATAAATATGGTAATATATTGTGGACATCCCGATCCTATGTGAACCGCTTGGGTACGCTTGCATTAGCTTACCGTCTTTACGGTGAGCGGAAATACTTGGATGCCGCCAACGAGGCTTTATTGTGGGTGTGTAACTATCCCGACTGGGATCCACCTCACTATTTGGATACTGCGGAAATGGCAACTGCCGTAGCTATTGCTTATGACTGGTTGTATGATGCGCTGCCTACTTCGACTAAAGACTTGGTAAAGAAATGTTTGTACGAACGTGCCATTGTTCGTGTGTTGCGTGAATACGAAAAGGGTAGCTTGGGAAGTTGGGCGAAACGAGAAACCAATTGGAACGTGGTATGTAACACTGGTATGGTGCTGGCCGCTTTGGGTATTGCAGAAGATTATCCGAAAGAGGCCGCTGTCATTCTTGATAATGCTGCCAAGTATATGCCCAACTGCCTGAAACATTTTGCTCCGGATGGCGTATGCTATGAGGGCCCTGCTTATTGGGGATATACTACCAGTTATTTAACTCTCTACCTAAAGGCGGTGGCTGATAATGACAATGGAAAGGGAGGTATAGCACAACTACCCGGCTTGGAGCGCACGGCGCTTTATCAAAAACGGACACTTACTCCGTCCGGTCGTCTTTTTAATTTCGGTAATGCGGGGGCTGATGCTCAAAATTCTCCGGCATTTTTCTTATTCAGCCGTATGTATAACCAACCTGAAGTGGCTGAATGGTATCGGGAAAAGTTAAAATTGACCATGCAGGATAATTTACTTCTACATCAGCTTTTCTTTCTGTCACTTCCTTGGTTTGACAATGCTTCACCTAAAAAAGTGGAGAAAATACCTGCTTTAGAAATATACCACAACACAATTAATGATATAATAGTTTTCAATGGGAATAGAAATAAGAAAGGTTCTCTATTTTTGATAGCCAAGGGTGGAGAACCTCGTCAAGCGCATCAACATTTGGATGGAGGTACATTCATTGTTGAAAGCAATGGGGTTTGTTGGACAGAGGATCTGGGAGCTGATGATTATGCCCTACCGGGATTTTGGGACGGACGTCCTGACGGACAACGTTGGAAGTATTTCCGTAATAACAATTTTTCCCATAATACGTTGAGTATCGACCATAAGATTCAGTATGCCAATGGCGAGGCATTTGTTTGCGAAGAGCATACAGATGCGAAGCAGCCTTCTGTAAAGCTGGATATGACTACTCTATACAAAGATCAGGCTTCTTCTGTATTCCGCACGTTCAAATTGTTAAATGATTACACAATAGAGATAATGGATGAAGTGGACTTACTCAGCCCGCAGTCTATAGTCTCATGGATAGCTTCCACCAAGGCACAAGTGGAAGTAAAAGAGAACCGGGTACGCTTGACGCATGAAGGCAAACATTTTTATATGGAAATCATCGCTCCGGCAGGAGCTACCTTTAAAACTTATCCGGCAAAGAATACCTATAAGGGTGAATATCCCATTGAAGGTTACAATATGTTGGAGGCAGAATGTGGATTGGAAGGTGGTAAAGGAAAGGTTGTGGTGCGTATGAGCAGTAAAAGAAATATGAGATAG
- a CDS encoding Gfo/Idh/MocA family protein: protein MKITNFLALGICLLFGSCTMQKSTVQVNDKGTEWEWNKGTIVVKTPERPAGQESVIGLALPKMEVVRVGFVGLGMRGPGAVSRFTYIPGTQIVALCDYEKERAEKCQKYLKEASLPKAAVYSGDKGYEELCKRDDIDLVYIATDWLHHFPVAKCALENGKNVAIEVPSAMNLKECWELVDLSEKNRKHCMILENCCYDWFEMNTLNMAQHGVFGEVIRAQGAYIHNLAPFWKHYWKKGEDDKLGWRLDYNMRHRGDVYATHGLGPVAQALNIHRGDRMETLVAMDTKSVVGKDLVKENADSVCNSFRNGDHTTTLIRTANGKVIEIQHNVMTPQPYNRLYQLTGTKGFANKYPIQGYALDAEQLKASGVQPKVDDLNSHGFMPREEMVALVEKYQHPILKKYGEMAKEVGGHGGMDFIMDSRLVYCLQNGLPLDMDVYDLAEWCCLAELGELSMDNGCAAVTFPDFTRGEWNKVKGYRHAYAAPADEEAAMEKAKAFTSKLKEQGAKEWAATEE from the coding sequence ATGAAAATAACAAATTTTTTAGCATTGGGCATATGCCTCTTGTTTGGTTCATGTACAATGCAGAAATCTACTGTACAAGTCAACGACAAGGGTACGGAATGGGAGTGGAATAAAGGAACAATTGTAGTGAAAACTCCCGAACGACCTGCCGGACAAGAGAGTGTCATCGGGTTGGCTCTTCCTAAGATGGAAGTAGTTCGTGTGGGATTTGTAGGGTTAGGTATGCGTGGGCCGGGTGCTGTGTCACGTTTCACTTACATTCCTGGCACACAGATTGTAGCACTGTGCGACTATGAAAAGGAGCGTGCTGAGAAGTGTCAAAAGTATCTGAAAGAAGCTTCTTTACCAAAAGCAGCTGTTTACTCGGGTGATAAAGGTTACGAAGAATTGTGTAAACGCGATGATATTGATCTGGTTTATATTGCAACCGACTGGTTGCATCATTTTCCTGTGGCGAAATGCGCATTGGAGAATGGCAAAAACGTAGCGATTGAAGTTCCTTCGGCTATGAACCTGAAAGAATGTTGGGAACTGGTTGATCTTAGTGAGAAGAACCGTAAGCACTGCATGATTTTGGAGAACTGTTGTTATGACTGGTTTGAGATGAATACCTTAAATATGGCACAACATGGAGTGTTTGGTGAGGTAATTCGCGCGCAGGGTGCCTATATTCATAATCTTGCTCCTTTCTGGAAGCATTATTGGAAGAAAGGTGAGGATGACAAATTGGGCTGGCGTTTGGATTATAATATGCGTCATCGTGGCGATGTATATGCTACTCATGGTCTTGGTCCGGTGGCGCAGGCCCTCAATATTCATCGTGGTGACCGTATGGAGACTTTAGTAGCAATGGACACCAAATCGGTCGTAGGTAAGGACTTGGTGAAAGAAAATGCCGATTCTGTTTGTAATAGTTTCCGTAATGGTGACCACACTACTACTTTGATTCGTACCGCTAATGGTAAGGTTATCGAAATCCAGCATAACGTGATGACTCCGCAACCCTACAACCGCCTTTATCAACTGACGGGTACTAAGGGTTTTGCCAATAAATATCCTATTCAAGGGTACGCCCTTGATGCAGAGCAGTTGAAGGCTTCCGGCGTTCAGCCTAAGGTGGACGACTTGAATTCACATGGCTTCATGCCGAGAGAGGAGATGGTAGCTTTAGTAGAGAAGTATCAACATCCTATCCTGAAAAAGTATGGTGAGATGGCGAAAGAGGTAGGCGGCCATGGTGGTATGGATTTCATTATGGACAGCCGTTTGGTTTACTGCTTGCAGAATGGTCTTCCGTTGGATATGGACGTTTATGATTTGGCAGAATGGTGCTGCTTGGCAGAGTTGGGTGAACTCTCTATGGACAATGGTTGTGCTGCTGTTACGTTTCCCGATTTTACCCGTGGTGAATGGAATAAGGTGAAAGGATATAGACACGCTTATGCTGCTCCTGCTGACGAGGAAGCAGCGATGGAAAAAGCGAAGGCTTTCACTAGCAAATTGAAAGAACAAGGCGCCAAAGAATGGGCAGCAACCGAAGAATAA
- a CDS encoding two-component regulator propeller domain-containing protein: MKRKSLLCLFLIISVAIHGNIYFKHLGKSDGLSQISVLSICQDELDRMWFGTLEGLNCYDGNQMKTYKPSPDNKDYFGGNEISHIVSDKQGNLFFTSDGKLIRYDLHKDRFLSLPLRTQTLFAHNHTIWTAVNDSVFQWDREQETFRFVYQAPFHKTIIRLYVDANNSLWLGTRNGLYRTDNIHNPSSPICVIPNINVLSLYRDSRGTMWVATFRNGMYKIENGISQQFTIQKEFGISSNDVRCFVEDNEGSIWLGTFNGLNKIDTLGHISYYQRGSKPGSLCHSSIFSLHKDRQGTIWVGTYYGGVNYFNPEVDIFHHYTESIGNENGLSFPFVGNMVEDKRGDVWICTEGGGLNCLERETGRFTHYLMDAKSAHGPFYNLKCITYDAANDQLYIGTHKQGGLCFDIPSKKVVFHSKAFGNTWIKVTFRDEKIYLLTGEGMFVKEGKGNFQKLFPQTPEANTEGSNFLIDSQNYLWITHWRRIVRINMNNPQEKYIYQYGEKGLGNYYVQSMAESHDGTLYFGTSGSGIYRFDGKKEQFTACTDIDADYCYNMDITTKGYLAISNDHGLLIYHPQTKEKQIIDVESLHLSAINEGCGLLICRNGETFVGGIEGMSSFMNSSLQKIAPNYNLYFSSLVVNNRVISVGTDDGILKSALPFVRQIELNHKENNFSISFSSNNYVNNTDRKIYEYKLEGFSKEWSKTNGNTVVFTNIPPGKYKLVIREQQQSLLDEIHAIELPILIHHPWWNTWWMWILYLCTITVIGWNIFSEARSKMQLRASLAQEKLEKEKNEELIQAKLQFFANISHEFRTPLTLIIAQIEALLQVNSLSPFLRSRLTKIYRNTFQFKELISELLDFRKMERGKLHLNVCQMDLIPYLRQIHQDFTDQANLQNIQFIFHTEAENLLCWFDGRQLRKVFTNLLSNAFKHTPEKGKIELSITDKGDSIYIKVIDSGKGIPPKALPFIFDRFYQADENFSSPGSGIGLALSKGIVELHHGQIEVQSAIDYGSIFTVILPKENLFKDDNDVTFIEATKAESATILAPFTETTETEECAETPEPIFIERTDKDCVLIVEDNEELLQLLTDLLSPLYRIVIAMNGKDGLQKAMEERPDLILSDVMMPEMNGIEMCSKIKTDFDLCHTPVVLLTALTSNDKKLEGLQCGADEYIGKPFNNKMLQARIANILRNRKLLKQKFSQEMTTSESPAEIEIQALALNPIDAKFLEQLEETVKAHLSDSEFDVGALAKEMALSRSAFYNKLKALSCMSPNEFIMNARLKYAAELLRNHPELQITEIAYQAGFSSLRYFRHCFKACFNQSPQEYRGK; this comes from the coding sequence ATGAAAAGGAAATCGTTACTATGCCTATTTCTTATCATATCTGTTGCCATTCACGGAAATATCTATTTTAAGCATTTAGGCAAATCAGATGGTCTGTCACAAATATCTGTACTTTCTATCTGCCAGGACGAACTGGACAGAATGTGGTTTGGTACACTCGAAGGCTTGAACTGCTACGATGGGAACCAAATGAAAACCTATAAACCTTCTCCGGACAATAAAGATTATTTTGGCGGTAATGAAATATCACACATAGTAAGTGACAAACAAGGTAATCTATTCTTTACTTCCGACGGGAAACTGATCCGTTATGATCTACATAAAGATCGTTTTTTATCTCTACCACTACGCACACAAACTCTATTCGCACACAACCATACAATATGGACAGCTGTTAATGATAGTGTCTTCCAATGGGACCGGGAACAAGAAACATTCAGATTCGTCTACCAAGCCCCTTTCCATAAAACAATCATCCGCCTTTATGTAGATGCCAATAACAGTCTCTGGCTGGGTACCCGAAACGGACTTTACAGAACCGATAACATCCATAATCCTTCATCCCCCATCTGCGTGATTCCAAATATCAACGTGCTTTCATTATACCGGGACAGCCGTGGAACGATGTGGGTGGCCACTTTCCGCAACGGCATGTACAAGATAGAGAACGGAATCAGCCAGCAATTTACCATCCAAAAGGAATTCGGTATCTCCAGCAATGATGTGCGTTGCTTTGTGGAAGACAACGAGGGAAGTATTTGGCTGGGTACCTTCAACGGACTGAACAAGATAGATACCTTAGGGCATATTTCTTACTATCAAAGAGGAAGCAAACCCGGAAGTCTATGCCACTCTTCTATTTTTTCACTTCACAAAGACCGGCAAGGTACTATCTGGGTGGGTACCTACTATGGTGGTGTCAACTACTTCAACCCCGAAGTGGATATCTTTCACCACTATACCGAAAGTATCGGCAACGAAAACGGATTAAGCTTTCCTTTTGTCGGAAACATGGTGGAAGACAAGCGTGGAGACGTATGGATTTGTACCGAAGGAGGTGGTCTGAACTGTCTGGAACGGGAAACCGGACGTTTCACTCACTACCTAATGGACGCAAAATCAGCCCACGGACCTTTCTACAACCTGAAATGCATTACCTACGATGCCGCAAACGACCAACTCTACATAGGTACTCACAAACAGGGCGGCTTGTGCTTCGACATTCCAAGCAAGAAAGTTGTCTTCCACTCCAAAGCATTTGGAAATACCTGGATAAAGGTAACGTTCAGAGATGAGAAAATCTATCTCCTTACGGGAGAAGGGATGTTTGTCAAAGAAGGCAAAGGGAACTTTCAAAAACTATTCCCTCAAACTCCGGAAGCAAATACAGAAGGAAGCAATTTTCTGATAGATTCTCAAAACTACCTTTGGATAACCCATTGGAGGAGAATTGTACGTATCAACATGAACAATCCGCAAGAAAAATATATCTATCAATACGGTGAAAAAGGATTGGGAAACTATTATGTACAGAGCATGGCGGAAAGTCACGATGGTACCCTTTATTTCGGTACCTCCGGAAGCGGCATCTATCGGTTCGACGGAAAAAAAGAGCAATTTACAGCTTGCACAGATATTGATGCCGACTATTGCTACAATATGGATATCACCACCAAAGGTTATCTGGCAATCAGTAACGACCATGGTCTTCTCATTTATCATCCACAGACCAAGGAGAAGCAGATAATTGATGTGGAGAGTTTGCACCTCTCTGCTATCAACGAAGGTTGCGGACTTCTGATTTGCCGTAACGGGGAAACCTTTGTAGGTGGTATAGAAGGCATGAGTTCGTTCATGAACTCCTCGTTGCAGAAAATAGCCCCCAATTACAACCTTTATTTTTCTTCTTTAGTAGTAAACAATCGGGTTATCTCCGTCGGAACGGACGATGGTATTCTGAAAAGTGCTTTACCCTTTGTCCGGCAAATAGAATTGAACCACAAAGAGAATAACTTCTCCATCAGTTTTTCTTCGAACAATTACGTTAATAATACTGACAGAAAAATATATGAATACAAGTTGGAAGGATTCAGCAAAGAGTGGAGCAAAACCAACGGTAATACTGTGGTATTCACCAATATCCCCCCCGGAAAGTACAAACTGGTAATACGTGAACAACAACAGAGTCTACTCGACGAAATACATGCTATCGAACTCCCCATCCTTATTCATCATCCCTGGTGGAACACCTGGTGGATGTGGATTCTTTATCTCTGCACAATCACTGTCATTGGCTGGAATATTTTCAGTGAAGCACGTTCCAAGATGCAACTCCGCGCCTCACTGGCACAAGAAAAACTGGAAAAAGAGAAGAATGAAGAACTGATACAAGCCAAGTTGCAGTTCTTTGCCAATATCTCTCACGAGTTTCGTACACCGCTAACACTCATTATCGCACAAATTGAAGCACTGTTACAAGTCAATAGCCTCTCTCCTTTTCTGCGCAGTCGCCTGACAAAAATCTACAGAAACACATTCCAGTTCAAAGAGCTGATCTCAGAGCTACTGGATTTCCGGAAGATGGAACGTGGGAAACTGCATCTAAACGTTTGCCAAATGGACCTCATCCCCTACTTGAGACAAATTCATCAAGATTTCACAGACCAAGCGAACTTACAGAATATACAGTTCATATTCCATACAGAAGCAGAAAACTTGTTGTGCTGGTTCGATGGACGACAATTGAGGAAAGTCTTCACCAATCTACTTTCCAATGCCTTTAAACATACGCCCGAAAAAGGAAAGATAGAATTGTCAATCACCGATAAAGGAGATTCTATTTATATTAAGGTGATAGACTCCGGCAAAGGTATTCCCCCAAAGGCCCTACCGTTCATCTTCGACCGCTTCTACCAGGCGGACGAAAACTTTTCTTCACCCGGTAGCGGTATCGGCTTGGCTCTTTCAAAAGGTATTGTAGAACTACACCACGGTCAAATCGAAGTGCAAAGTGCAATAGATTATGGAAGTATCTTCACAGTAATACTACCCAAAGAAAATCTCTTTAAAGATGACAACGATGTCACCTTCATAGAGGCAACAAAAGCGGAATCTGCAACAATACTCGCACCATTCACAGAAACGACAGAAACAGAAGAATGCGCAGAAACACCGGAACCTATTTTCATTGAAAGGACGGACAAGGACTGCGTACTCATTGTAGAGGATAACGAAGAACTGCTCCAACTGCTTACCGATCTACTCTCGCCACTCTACCGGATAGTTATTGCGATGAACGGCAAGGACGGACTACAAAAAGCAATGGAAGAACGTCCCGACCTTATACTAAGCGATGTCATGATGCCGGAAATGAACGGTATTGAGATGTGTTCCAAGATAAAAACCGACTTCGACCTCTGCCACACCCCCGTAGTACTGCTCACAGCCCTCACTTCGAACGACAAAAAGTTGGAAGGACTGCAATGCGGTGCCGATGAATACATTGGGAAACCTTTCAACAACAAAATGCTGCAAGCTCGCATTGCCAATATACTGCGTAACCGAAAACTGCTAAAACAGAAATTCAGCCAGGAAATGACAACTAGTGAATCTCCTGCTGAAATTGAGATACAAGCACTAGCACTTAACCCTATTGATGCCAAGTTTCTGGAACAGTTAGAGGAAACGGTCAAAGCCCATCTCTCAGACTCAGAATTCGACGTCGGTGCCCTAGCCAAGGAAATGGCTTTAAGCCGTAGCGCATTCTACAATAAACTGAAAGCCTTGAGCTGTATGTCTCCTAACGAGTTCATTATGAATGCCCGCCTGAAATACGCAGCAGAACTGTTGAGAAATCATCCCGAGCTACAAATCACGGAAATAGCCTATCAGGCAGGATTCAGTTCTCTACGTTACTTCCGGCATTGCTTCAAAGCCTGTTTCAATCAGTCACCACAAGAGTACAGAGGAAAGTGA
- a CDS encoding WbqC family protein produces the protein MKEMKTAYLSSAYLAPVEYYTKLLAYDKIFIEQHDHYMKQTYRNRCTITGPDGELALSIPTVKPDTPKCPMKDIRISDHGNWRHLHWNAIESAYNNTPFFEYYKDDFRPFYEKKYEFLFDFNEELCRLVCELIDIHPVIERTAEYKMEFTADEADFREIIHPKKDFRTADTAFVPQPYYQVFESKLGFLPNLSIIDLLFNMGPESLLILSKH, from the coding sequence ATGAAAGAAATGAAAACAGCTTATTTATCTTCAGCCTACCTCGCTCCTGTCGAGTACTACACCAAACTATTGGCATACGACAAGATTTTTATAGAACAGCACGACCACTATATGAAACAAACCTACCGTAACCGATGCACAATTACCGGACCGGACGGCGAACTGGCTCTCTCTATCCCCACCGTAAAGCCCGATACACCGAAATGCCCAATGAAAGATATCCGGATTTCCGACCACGGCAACTGGAGACACCTGCATTGGAACGCTATTGAGTCGGCCTACAACAATACTCCTTTCTTCGAATACTACAAAGACGATTTCCGTCCCTTCTACGAAAAGAAATACGAGTTTCTGTTCGATTTCAACGAAGAACTCTGCCGACTGGTCTGCGAACTGATAGATATTCATCCGGTTATAGAACGTACCGCCGAATATAAAATGGAGTTCACCGCCGACGAAGCCGACTTTCGTGAAATCATTCATCCCAAAAAGGACTTCCGGACGGCCGATACAGCGTTCGTTCCGCAGCCTTATTACCAGGTTTTCGAGTCCAAACTGGGGTTCCTGCCTAACTTGAGTATTATAGACTTGCTGTTCAATATGGGACCGGAAAGTTTGCTAATACTAAGCAAACATTAA